In Cupriavidus basilensis, the following proteins share a genomic window:
- a CDS encoding M16 family metallopeptidase: MRLVIKRLSLLLALAFSVSANAAPGVAHAPAPAAAKLPGAAPAEVVSVEGITEYRLPNGLRVLLAPDAAQPVATVNMTYLVGSRHENYGETGMAHLLEHLLFKGTPALPGNTIAQELTRRGMQFNGTTAFDRTNYYESFTASEENLDWALKMEADRMVNSFIAREALDSEMTVVRNEMERAENNPAGMLMQQMRSAAYRWHNYGKAPIGARSDVEHVAIGNLQEFYRRYYQPDNAVLVVAGKFDVAATLARIGQYFGAIPRPTRALPVQYTVEPPQEGAREVTLRRVGDSQLVAVQYHIAPGAHPDTVALQLLADILTDGSGGRLYKALVESGKASWQSGSVSGMKDPGSVLFAAGLSKTQDLEAARQVLVAQVEGFAARPVTQVELDRARTRLLNSYERLLENPSGYAIALSEAIAKGDWRLLLVAHQQAERVTLADLQRVAQNYLRASNCTLGRFIPIDMPGDAPAETLARATMPAAPDVAALVAAYQGKPSKAAVAAFDPSPDNIEAHTLRGKLANGMQFALLPKPSRGQTVNGTLILRMGDVNSLQGQDAVGSLTAAMLMRGTARLERQQIADRLSALKAVVSVQGDAEAVTVRFEARRDTLADTLALLRDILREPSLPAAEFETLRANAIAGIESGLGQPEAIASNVLGRHGNPYPLGDPRYVGTPQEDIAALRQVQLSDLRAFHTRFYGASHGQAALVGDFDREAAQAQLATLFGDWQAQAPYARIERPFVPLAPAHLIRETPDKANAIYLAALPVALTSDAPEYPALVIANRVFGASALKSRLADRLRQRDGISYSVGSFVQVGALDTNGRFGMQALYAPQNLDKLKRGVEEELSRLAAAGITPQELAQAKSGLLQQGMLARTSDSTLAGTLASQLFLGRTMRFVTQYEQGIATASVEQVNAAIRKHLDPARVVHVYAGDFSVTAVQDAGATIKTMKAIRTIKADGPANEAVAAP, from the coding sequence ATGCGTCTCGTCATCAAGCGCCTTTCCCTGCTGCTAGCCCTGGCTTTCAGCGTATCCGCAAACGCCGCGCCGGGCGTGGCCCACGCGCCGGCGCCTGCTGCCGCGAAGCTGCCCGGCGCGGCGCCGGCGGAAGTCGTCAGCGTGGAAGGCATTACCGAGTACCGGCTGCCCAACGGCCTGCGCGTGCTGCTTGCGCCCGATGCTGCGCAGCCCGTCGCCACGGTCAACATGACCTACCTGGTCGGCAGCCGCCATGAGAACTATGGCGAGACCGGCATGGCGCACTTGCTCGAGCACCTGCTGTTCAAGGGCACGCCGGCGCTGCCGGGCAACACCATTGCGCAGGAGCTCACGCGCCGCGGCATGCAGTTCAACGGCACCACCGCGTTCGACCGCACCAACTACTACGAGAGCTTCACCGCGAGCGAGGAAAACCTCGACTGGGCGCTGAAGATGGAAGCGGACCGCATGGTCAACAGCTTTATCGCCCGCGAGGCGCTCGACAGCGAGATGACGGTGGTGCGCAACGAGATGGAGCGCGCCGAGAACAATCCCGCTGGCATGCTGATGCAGCAGATGCGCTCGGCCGCCTACCGCTGGCACAACTACGGCAAGGCGCCGATCGGCGCGCGCAGCGACGTGGAACACGTCGCCATCGGCAACCTGCAGGAGTTCTACCGCCGCTATTACCAGCCTGACAACGCGGTGCTGGTGGTGGCGGGCAAGTTCGACGTGGCCGCCACGCTCGCGCGCATCGGTCAGTACTTCGGCGCGATTCCCCGGCCTACGCGCGCGCTGCCGGTCCAGTACACCGTGGAGCCGCCGCAGGAGGGCGCGCGCGAGGTGACGCTGCGCCGCGTGGGCGACTCGCAGCTGGTCGCGGTGCAATATCACATCGCGCCGGGCGCGCATCCGGATACGGTGGCCCTGCAGTTGCTCGCCGATATCCTGACCGATGGCTCGGGCGGCCGCCTGTACAAGGCGCTGGTCGAGAGCGGCAAGGCCAGCTGGCAGTCTGGCTCGGTATCGGGCATGAAGGATCCCGGCTCGGTGCTGTTCGCCGCCGGGCTAAGCAAGACGCAGGACCTCGAAGCCGCGCGGCAGGTGCTGGTGGCGCAGGTGGAGGGCTTTGCCGCCCGGCCGGTGACGCAGGTGGAGCTGGACCGTGCCCGCACCCGCCTGCTCAACAGCTACGAGCGCCTGCTGGAGAATCCTTCGGGCTACGCCATCGCCTTGTCCGAGGCCATCGCCAAGGGTGACTGGCGCCTGCTGTTGGTGGCACACCAGCAAGCCGAGCGCGTCACGCTGGCGGACCTGCAACGGGTCGCGCAAAACTATCTGCGCGCCAGCAACTGCACGCTCGGCCGCTTCATCCCCATCGACATGCCCGGCGATGCGCCGGCCGAGACGCTGGCCCGGGCCACCATGCCCGCCGCGCCGGACGTCGCCGCGCTGGTGGCGGCCTACCAGGGCAAGCCGTCCAAGGCCGCGGTGGCCGCCTTTGATCCCAGCCCGGACAATATCGAGGCGCACACGCTGCGCGGCAAGCTGGCCAACGGCATGCAGTTCGCGCTGCTGCCCAAGCCCAGCCGCGGCCAGACTGTCAACGGCACGCTGATCCTGCGCATGGGCGACGTCAACAGCCTGCAAGGCCAGGACGCGGTCGGCAGCCTCACGGCCGCCATGCTGATGCGCGGCACCGCCCGCCTGGAGCGCCAGCAGATCGCCGACCGCCTGTCCGCGCTCAAGGCGGTGGTGTCGGTCCAGGGCGATGCCGAGGCGGTCACTGTGCGCTTTGAAGCGCGCCGCGACACGCTGGCCGACACGCTCGCGCTGCTGCGCGACATCCTGCGCGAGCCGAGCCTGCCCGCCGCGGAGTTCGAGACCCTGCGCGCCAACGCCATCGCCGGCATCGAGAGCGGCCTGGGCCAGCCCGAGGCAATCGCGTCGAACGTGCTTGGCCGTCACGGTAATCCCTACCCATTGGGGGATCCGCGCTACGTCGGCACCCCGCAGGAGGACATCGCGGCGCTGCGGCAAGTGCAACTGTCCGACCTGCGCGCCTTCCACACGCGCTTCTACGGCGCAAGCCATGGCCAGGCGGCGCTGGTCGGTGACTTCGACCGCGAGGCGGCGCAGGCGCAACTGGCCACGCTGTTCGGCGACTGGCAGGCCCAGGCGCCCTACGCCCGGATCGAGCGCCCCTTCGTGCCGCTGGCACCAGCCCACCTGATCCGCGAGACGCCGGACAAGGCCAATGCCATCTACCTGGCCGCGCTGCCGGTGGCGCTGACCAGCGATGCGCCGGAATATCCGGCCCTGGTGATCGCCAATCGTGTGTTCGGCGCAAGCGCGCTCAAGAGCCGGCTGGCGGATCGCCTGCGCCAACGCGACGGCATCAGTTACAGTGTCGGCAGTTTCGTTCAGGTGGGCGCGCTCGATACCAACGGGCGCTTCGGCATGCAAGCGCTTTATGCGCCGCAGAACCTGGACAAGCTCAAGCGTGGCGTGGAGGAGGAACTGTCGCGGCTGGCAGCCGCCGGCATCACGCCGCAGGAGCTGGCACAAGCCAAGAGTGGCCTGCTGCAGCAAGGCATGCTGGCCCGCACCAGCGATTCCACGTTGGCCGGCACGCTCGCCAGCCAGCTATTTCTGGGGCGCACGATGCGCTTTGTCACGCAATACGAGCAAGGTATCGCCACGGCGAGCGTCGAACAGGTCAACGCGGCCATCCGCAAGCACCTGGACCCGGCGCGGGTGGTACATGTGTATGCGGGAGATTTTTCTGTCACGGCAGTGCAAGATGCCGGGGCGACGATAAAGACAATGAAGGCGATAAGGACGATAAAGGCGGACGGGCCGGCAAACGAAGCCGTGGCCGCCCCCTAA
- the tnpA gene encoding IS200/IS605 family transposase, producing the protein MLVLDAQLQCLYGSHDAKCIFVFETNARYRRNMFKKEHLEAMRRILESVCRDFDAELVEFNGEHDHVHLLVSYPPKVALSTLVASLKGVSSRLLRQEFGDFHPWLKRRGVLWSPSYFAASCGGAPLDILRQYIEQQQAPH; encoded by the coding sequence GTGCTTGTCCTTGATGCGCAGCTTCAGTGTCTTTACGGTTCCCATGACGCGAAGTGTATTTTTGTATTCGAAACTAACGCAAGATATCGCCGCAACATGTTCAAGAAAGAGCACCTTGAAGCGATGCGGCGAATTCTCGAAAGTGTCTGCCGGGACTTCGACGCGGAGTTGGTGGAGTTCAACGGCGAGCATGACCACGTGCATCTTCTGGTGAGCTACCCACCGAAGGTGGCTCTATCCACGCTCGTCGCGTCGCTCAAGGGCGTTTCCAGCCGTTTGCTGCGGCAGGAGTTCGGGGACTTCCATCCGTGGTTGAAACGTCGCGGCGTGCTGTGGTCTCCGTCGTACTTCGCGGCGTCGTGTGGCGGGGCTCCATTGGATATCCTGCGGCAGTACATCGAGCAGCAGCAGGCACCGCACTAA
- a CDS encoding RNA-guided endonuclease InsQ/TnpB family protein → MGTVKTLKLRIKDKHAKAMLAMARDVNTVWNFCNETQYRSLKRYCNKPKVWLSGFDLQKLTAGFSKCEGVHVDSRTIQETCKEFATRLKQFKRQRLNWRVSDRKSPKYSLGWVPFKGEGIKYRNGQLHFNGLKIGLWDSYGLSKYELGAGRFNEDSRGRWYVNIAVKVEVEEKRVPDGTTALGIDLGLKTAATYSDGSEFAMPKWYRLSEADLGIAQRANKKRRVKAIHARIANQRKDAIHKETTALVKKHAAIFVGNVNAKAMAKTSMAKSVHDAAWTTFRTQLKYKAIRQCVVFEEVNEAFSTQTCSCCGVIPPSSPKGRAGLGIRQWTCCACGAEHNRDTNAARNIARLGLQALEEGISGV, encoded by the coding sequence ATGGGAACCGTAAAGACACTGAAGCTGCGCATCAAGGACAAGCACGCGAAAGCGATGCTTGCGATGGCACGCGACGTCAATACGGTCTGGAACTTCTGCAACGAAACCCAATACAGAAGCCTCAAGCGGTACTGCAACAAGCCGAAAGTCTGGTTGTCCGGTTTCGATCTCCAGAAGCTCACCGCTGGATTCAGCAAGTGCGAAGGCGTACACGTCGATTCGAGAACGATTCAGGAAACGTGCAAGGAATTCGCGACCCGGCTCAAGCAGTTCAAGAGACAGAGGCTGAACTGGCGCGTAAGCGACCGGAAGTCGCCGAAATACTCGCTCGGCTGGGTTCCGTTCAAAGGCGAAGGCATTAAGTACAGGAACGGGCAATTACACTTCAACGGGCTCAAGATCGGCCTGTGGGACTCCTACGGCCTGTCGAAGTACGAGCTTGGAGCGGGCAGATTCAATGAGGACTCGCGCGGGCGCTGGTACGTCAACATCGCGGTCAAGGTTGAGGTCGAAGAAAAGCGCGTGCCGGATGGAACAACCGCGCTCGGGATCGACCTTGGCCTGAAGACGGCGGCGACGTACAGCGACGGCTCCGAGTTCGCCATGCCGAAGTGGTATCGGCTGTCTGAGGCGGATCTGGGAATCGCCCAGCGGGCGAACAAGAAGCGGCGCGTGAAGGCTATCCACGCGCGCATCGCAAATCAGCGCAAGGACGCCATCCACAAGGAAACGACGGCGCTGGTCAAGAAACATGCAGCAATCTTCGTAGGCAACGTGAACGCGAAAGCGATGGCAAAGACGAGCATGGCTAAGTCCGTGCACGATGCCGCGTGGACGACGTTCAGGACACAACTCAAGTACAAGGCCATCAGGCAGTGTGTGGTGTTCGAAGAGGTCAACGAGGCGTTCTCAACCCAGACTTGCTCGTGCTGTGGCGTTATCCCGCCCAGCAGTCCGAAAGGTAGGGCTGGTCTTGGAATAAGGCAGTGGACTTGCTGTGCGTGTGGCGCGGAACACAACCGCGATACGAACGCCGCAAGGAACATCGCCCGCTTGGGACTTCAAGCGCTTGAAGAAGGAATCTCCGGGGTTTAG
- a CDS encoding transposase, with translation MIEARRGKRLNVVGALLSSGGLFAVKLWETMTSVLFVAFLGLLVEHVGKPLTVILDNASVHTARALRPYLRLLQRKGLTLYFLPPYSPEFNRIEKLWHKMKYEWRVFKARDAKTLEADVDVIIHGFGTAYRFTFC, from the coding sequence ATGATTGAAGCCCGGCGCGGTAAGCGTCTGAACGTGGTCGGGGCACTGCTCTCCTCGGGAGGGCTGTTTGCAGTGAAATTGTGGGAGACGATGACTTCGGTGCTGTTCGTTGCATTTCTCGGCCTGCTGGTCGAACACGTCGGCAAGCCGCTGACCGTCATTCTCGACAATGCCTCGGTCCACACGGCCCGCGCACTACGGCCTTATCTCCGGCTGCTACAAAGGAAAGGCTTGACGTTGTACTTCCTGCCGCCGTACAGCCCGGAGTTCAATCGCATTGAGAAGCTCTGGCACAAGATGAAATACGAGTGGCGGGTCTTCAAGGCCCGCGACGCCAAAACCCTTGAAGCTGATGTCGATGTAATCATTCATGGATTTGGGACAGCCTACAGATTCACTTTTTGTTGA
- the yddG gene encoding aromatic amino acid DMT transporter YddG, with product MQSKKKATLIGLIAILLWSSIVGLIRGVSQSLGVVGGAAMIYTAASVLLFFSVGFVRMSTFPRRYLVWGSILFVSYELCLSLSIGYANSSRQAIEVGMVNYLWPTFTMLSAIAFNNQKSNLLIVPGFLVSVLGICMVLGGDQGLDFAGMAANIKDNPLSYGLAFCGALIWAAYCTVTSRIAEGRNGITLFFMLTALALWIKYFAAGGGAMDFSYGAIIYLAMAACAMGFGYAAWNVGILHGNVTVLAGASYFIPVLSAALAATLLRTPLSLGFWKGASMVCAGSILCWLATRGRRSGASSPSDRADSHEQERAHGQ from the coding sequence ATGCAAAGCAAAAAAAAGGCAACACTCATCGGGCTCATCGCCATTCTATTGTGGAGTTCGATCGTCGGTCTGATTCGCGGTGTCAGTCAAAGCCTCGGGGTCGTCGGTGGCGCCGCCATGATTTACACGGCCGCGTCCGTTTTGCTCTTCTTCTCGGTTGGTTTTGTCAGAATGAGTACGTTTCCCCGGCGCTATCTCGTTTGGGGAAGCATCCTGTTCGTTTCCTACGAGCTGTGCCTTTCTCTGTCCATTGGCTATGCCAACAGCAGCAGGCAGGCCATCGAGGTGGGGATGGTCAATTACTTGTGGCCGACCTTTACGATGCTGTCGGCCATTGCATTCAACAATCAAAAGTCGAACCTTTTGATCGTTCCCGGCTTCCTGGTTTCCGTCCTCGGGATCTGCATGGTGCTTGGCGGCGACCAAGGTCTGGACTTCGCCGGAATGGCGGCGAACATCAAGGACAATCCTCTGAGCTATGGGCTGGCGTTCTGCGGTGCGTTGATCTGGGCCGCTTATTGCACGGTCACCAGCAGGATTGCTGAAGGCAGGAACGGCATCACGCTGTTCTTCATGCTGACGGCATTGGCCCTGTGGATCAAATATTTCGCCGCAGGCGGCGGTGCGATGGATTTCAGTTATGGAGCAATCATCTACCTTGCGATGGCCGCTTGCGCGATGGGCTTCGGCTATGCGGCCTGGAATGTAGGCATCCTGCATGGCAACGTGACTGTCCTCGCCGGCGCTTCGTACTTTATCCCGGTGCTTTCTGCGGCCCTGGCGGCCACGCTTTTGCGCACCCCACTTTCGCTCGGCTTCTGGAAAGGCGCATCCATGGTGTGCGCGGGGTCGATCCTGTGCTGGTTGGCAACACGGGGGCGACGTTCAGGTGCCTCTTCCCCGTCGGACCGTGCCGATTCGCACGAGCAGGAGCGCGCTCACGGACAGTGA
- a CDS encoding DNA-3-methyladenine glycosylase 2 family protein, translated as MKLDPDTCYKAVASHDRRFDGRFFVGVSSTGVYCRPICAVRTPKRENCTFYDSAAAAEKQGFRPCLRCRPELAPGHGLADLSGRLAQAAATLIDEGFMVDAGVAGLAARIGITERHLRRLFDAQFGVSVLEYAQTQRLLLAKRLLTDTGLTVTDVAHAAGFGSVRRFNDVLKTRYGLTPMAMRKRAADNVADELVFELGYRPPMAWAAFLQFLGVRAVDGIEQLGDGTYARTLAIDSGGRTHVGWLRLEHVARRHVIRVTLSGSLAHVIPQALGRVRRLCDLGCRPDVVDQHLGPLAAEAPGMRLPGAVDGFEIAVRAVVGQVISVKHARTLLARLAERHGLPLAQPMPALRVTFPGAATLAGVPPEALREIGIPLGKGRAIHAIAARVAAGALKLEPDAAPEDTMARLREVEGVGDWTAQYVAMRALGWPDAFPGTDYVLRKVLGIATVRGMNQHVAQWAPWRAYAAVHLWRRYEEHKPDKPDKPDKSDKSDKSDKSDKSVRGDKTRDTTSDTTRNTP; from the coding sequence ATGAAACTCGATCCGGATACCTGCTACAAGGCCGTGGCTTCGCACGACCGCCGCTTCGACGGGCGCTTCTTCGTGGGCGTGTCGTCCACTGGCGTCTACTGCCGGCCGATCTGCGCGGTGCGCACGCCCAAGCGCGAGAACTGCACGTTCTACGACAGTGCTGCCGCGGCCGAGAAGCAGGGTTTCCGGCCCTGCCTGCGCTGCCGGCCCGAGCTGGCGCCGGGACACGGGCTGGCCGACCTGTCGGGGCGCCTGGCCCAGGCCGCGGCCACGCTGATCGACGAGGGCTTCATGGTGGATGCCGGCGTGGCCGGGCTGGCGGCGCGCATCGGCATTACCGAGCGCCACCTGCGCCGGCTGTTCGATGCGCAGTTCGGCGTCTCGGTGCTGGAGTATGCGCAGACGCAGAGGTTGCTGCTGGCCAAGCGTTTGCTGACCGATACGGGGCTGACCGTGACCGACGTGGCGCATGCCGCTGGCTTTGGCAGCGTGCGGCGCTTTAACGATGTGCTCAAGACGCGCTACGGGCTGACGCCCATGGCCATGCGCAAGCGCGCCGCCGACAATGTGGCCGACGAGCTGGTGTTCGAGCTGGGCTACCGCCCGCCGATGGCGTGGGCCGCGTTCCTGCAGTTCCTGGGCGTGCGCGCGGTGGATGGCATCGAGCAGCTTGGCGATGGCACCTACGCGCGCACGCTGGCGATCGACAGCGGCGGCCGCACGCATGTGGGCTGGCTGCGGTTGGAGCACGTCGCGCGCCGTCATGTGATCAGGGTGACGTTGTCCGGTTCGCTGGCGCACGTGATTCCGCAGGCGCTGGGCCGCGTGCGGCGGTTGTGCGACCTGGGCTGCCGGCCCGATGTGGTCGATCAGCATCTGGGCCCGCTGGCTGCCGAAGCGCCCGGCATGCGCTTGCCGGGCGCGGTGGATGGCTTCGAGATCGCCGTGCGCGCGGTGGTGGGCCAGGTGATCTCGGTGAAGCACGCGCGCACGCTGCTGGCGCGGCTGGCCGAGCGCCACGGTTTGCCGCTGGCGCAGCCCATGCCGGCGCTGCGCGTGACGTTTCCCGGCGCGGCTACGCTGGCTGGCGTGCCGCCCGAGGCCTTGCGTGAGATCGGCATCCCGCTGGGCAAGGGCCGGGCCATTCATGCCATCGCGGCCCGCGTGGCGGCGGGCGCGCTCAAGCTGGAGCCTGACGCTGCGCCGGAAGACACCATGGCGCGCCTGCGCGAGGTGGAAGGCGTGGGCGACTGGACCGCGCAATACGTGGCCATGCGCGCGCTCGGCTGGCCGGATGCCTTTCCTGGCACCGACTATGTCTTGCGCAAGGTGCTCGGCATCGCTACCGTGCGAGGCATGAACCAGCATGTCGCGCAGTGGGCGCCGTGGCGCGCCTACGCCGCCGTCCACCTGTGGCGGCGCTACGAGGAACACAAGCCGGATAAGCCGGATAAGCCGGACAAGTCGGACAAGTCGGACAAGTCGGACAAGTCGGACAAGTCGGTACGAGGCGACAAGACAAGGGACACAACCAGCGACACAACAAGGAACACACCATGA
- a CDS encoding methylated-DNA--[protein]-cysteine S-methyltransferase: protein MIAYRIVASPLGEVLLRVDGARLSGLFFSGQKYYPAAATPDTNLPAAAKPVFEQAADELADYFAERLQVFTVPMVLGGSPFQHAVWQALCEIPFGETTSYGELGAGLGLAPTHARAIGGAVGRNPLSVIVPCHRVLGASGDLTGYAGGTERKRALLRLEGTAAAMALPILRQSALAC, encoded by the coding sequence ATGATTGCCTACCGCATCGTCGCCAGCCCGTTGGGCGAAGTGCTGCTGCGCGTCGACGGCGCGCGCTTGAGCGGGCTGTTCTTCTCCGGGCAGAAGTACTACCCGGCGGCGGCCACGCCTGACACCAACTTGCCCGCCGCCGCGAAGCCCGTCTTCGAGCAGGCCGCCGATGAACTGGCCGACTATTTCGCCGAGCGCCTGCAGGTCTTCACGGTCCCCATGGTGCTGGGCGGCAGCCCGTTCCAGCACGCGGTCTGGCAGGCACTGTGCGAGATCCCGTTCGGCGAGACCACGTCATATGGCGAACTGGGCGCCGGGCTGGGCCTTGCCCCCACCCATGCGCGCGCGATCGGCGGGGCGGTGGGGCGCAACCCTTTGTCGGTGATCGTGCCTTGCCATCGCGTGCTGGGCGCCAGCGGCGACCTCACTGGCTATGCCGGTGGCACCGAGCGCAAGCGCGCGCTGCTCCGGCTCGAAGGCACGGCCGCGGCCATGGCACTGCCCATCCTGCGTCAGTCGGCGTTGGCATGTTGA
- the thpR gene encoding RNA 2',3'-cyclic phosphodiesterase: MARLFVAIEVPPALAVALLARVPRVAGIRAAAPHQVHLTLHFLGEQDDATAACIERALGAVRGAAFALTVKEAGYFRGRRASVLWAGVAPHAALDSLHAQMAQALAGCEGATLPDAGAQQHARFHPHITLARCGPAVADTALQAWRDAQAGLVCEPFPVERFILYQSHLRAGGAQHVCRRAYVLDPAAG; this comes from the coding sequence ATGGCACGTTTGTTCGTGGCGATTGAGGTACCGCCAGCGCTGGCGGTGGCGTTGCTGGCTCGCGTGCCGCGCGTGGCTGGCATCCGGGCGGCGGCACCGCATCAGGTCCATCTCACGCTGCACTTCCTTGGCGAGCAGGACGACGCCACGGCGGCGTGCATCGAGCGGGCGCTTGGGGCCGTGCGCGGCGCGGCCTTTGCGCTCACGGTGAAAGAGGCTGGCTATTTTCGCGGGCGGCGGGCGAGTGTGCTGTGGGCGGGCGTGGCGCCCCATGCGGCGCTGGACAGCCTGCATGCGCAGATGGCGCAGGCGCTTGCCGGATGCGAGGGCGCGACGTTACCGGATGCTGGCGCGCAGCAGCATGCGCGCTTCCATCCTCACATCACGCTGGCGCGCTGCGGGCCTGCCGTGGCGGATACCGCGCTGCAGGCATGGCGCGACGCGCAGGCCGGGCTGGTGTGCGAGCCGTTCCCCGTGGAGCGCTTCATCCTGTATCAAAGCCACCTGCGCGCGGGCGGCGCGCAGCATGTATGCCGGCGTGCGTATGTGCTGGACCCGGCGGCAGGCTGA
- a CDS encoding LysE family translocator: protein MHPLTELLAVATITVLAVISPGPDFAMVMRNSFVHGRKAGLLCALGIALGVQVHVFYTMFGVALLMEHAHNLLTVVKLLGAAYLIWIGIQTLRKRAPDPNAPPLGADAGTPALTAPGALKMGFLTNALNPKTTLFVVSTYTQVVNAQTPLAVQFGYGLFMSLAHLAWFGLIACCFSTPALRAAMLRRQRWLDRVIGSVLLALGVALGLGNLA from the coding sequence ATGCACCCTCTCACCGAACTGCTGGCCGTCGCCACCATCACCGTGCTGGCCGTGATCAGCCCGGGCCCCGACTTCGCCATGGTGATGCGCAACAGCTTCGTGCATGGCCGCAAGGCCGGGCTGCTGTGCGCGCTCGGCATCGCCCTTGGCGTACAGGTGCACGTTTTCTACACGATGTTTGGCGTGGCGTTGTTGATGGAGCACGCGCACAACCTGTTGACGGTGGTGAAACTGCTCGGCGCCGCCTACCTGATCTGGATCGGCATCCAGACCTTGCGCAAGCGCGCGCCGGACCCGAATGCGCCGCCGCTCGGCGCGGATGCGGGCACCCCTGCGCTGACAGCGCCCGGCGCGCTCAAGATGGGCTTTCTCACCAATGCGCTCAATCCCAAGACCACCTTGTTCGTGGTCAGCACCTATACGCAGGTGGTGAATGCGCAAACGCCGCTGGCCGTGCAGTTCGGCTATGGCCTGTTCATGTCGCTGGCGCACCTGGCCTGGTTTGGCCTGATTGCGTGCTGCTTTTCCACGCCCGCGTTGCGCGCCGCCATGCTGCGGCGCCAGCGCTGGCTGGATCGGGTGATTGGCTCGGTATTGCTGGCGCTTGGGGTGGCGCTTGGCCTGGGCAACCTGGCATAA
- a CDS encoding LysR substrate-binding domain-containing protein: protein MHWLGGIRFFEAAARHQSFMRAADELHLTHGAVSRQIRQLEEALGVTLFERRNRAVFLTEAGHILHAAATQSLDVLGAAAQRIRAHGQPRALVLSCEPTIAMRWLIPRLPRFTESHPEVTLHLMAAGGPVDFARSGVDLALRRNDFHVGPELHAHEVAEEWVGVVCRAGASAGASSHRLHTRSRPDAWQRWAKAAGGAQRFGADAWYEHFYLTIQAAAAGLGCAIASRLMVADELADGRIAAPRGFVRDGSCYQLLSPVAFEHDARRRAVRDWLCQEAQASLGADPAQVAASPHPVRGAKGAAKRGGRKDGK from the coding sequence ATGCACTGGCTGGGCGGAATCCGTTTCTTCGAAGCCGCGGCGCGGCACCAGAGTTTCATGCGGGCTGCGGACGAACTGCACCTGACCCACGGCGCGGTCAGCCGCCAGATTCGCCAACTGGAGGAGGCGCTCGGCGTGACGCTGTTCGAGCGCCGCAACCGGGCCGTGTTCCTGACCGAGGCGGGGCATATCCTGCATGCTGCCGCCACGCAGTCGCTCGACGTGCTGGGCGCGGCCGCGCAGCGCATCCGCGCGCATGGGCAGCCCAGGGCGCTGGTCTTGTCGTGCGAGCCCACCATCGCCATGCGCTGGCTGATTCCCCGCCTGCCGCGCTTTACAGAGTCGCATCCGGAGGTGACGCTGCACCTGATGGCCGCTGGCGGTCCGGTGGACTTTGCGCGCAGCGGCGTGGACCTGGCGCTGCGCCGCAACGATTTTCATGTGGGGCCGGAACTGCATGCCCATGAAGTTGCCGAGGAATGGGTGGGCGTGGTCTGCCGCGCCGGGGCCAGCGCCGGGGCATCGTCGCACCGGCTGCATACGCGCTCGCGCCCGGATGCCTGGCAGCGCTGGGCCAAGGCCGCTGGCGGCGCGCAGCGCTTTGGCGCGGACGCCTGGTACGAGCATTTCTACCTGACCATCCAGGCCGCCGCGGCCGGGCTTGGCTGCGCGATCGCGTCGCGCCTGATGGTGGCCGACGAACTTGCCGATGGCCGCATCGCCGCGCCGCGGGGCTTCGTGCGCGACGGATCTTGCTATCAGTTGCTTTCGCCAGTGGCGTTCGAGCACGATGCGCGGCGTCGCGCGGTCAGGGACTGGCTGTGCCAGGAGGCGCAAGCATCGCTCGGCGCGGATCCGGCGCAGGTGGCCGCATCGCCACATCCTGTGCGCGGGGCCAAGGGCGCGGCAAAACGCGGTGGGCGCAAAGACGGCAAATGA